Genomic DNA from Streptococcus uberis:
CTGACTTCAGTTTATTACTCTTTATTGTAGGAGCAGTGACACTCTTAAGCTTTCTAGCTGGATTATTGGTTTTACCAAAACTAGCCCCTGCTGCAGTTATTGAGAAAGATAATCTGATCAATATAGCTATCCTGACAACTGTTAGTAAGGAATTGGAAGAAGAAACCCACCTTAATCAAGAAAACCAAACAGCTCTATATCATGTTGTCGATACTTACAATAAAAGAATTGAAAAATTAATCCTAGAACAAGAATCAAACGAAGTCAAATCCGATTTGGCAGAGTTACAACTATTGATACTTTCAATCGAAAGTAAAGGTTTAGAATACGCCTTTAAAAATAAAGAGGTTTCATTATATGAGTACCGTATTTATCAATCCTATTTAAAATCTCTGGAACGTGATGTCAACCGCAGTTTTACTTCCAGCTTTACATATGCACTCATTATTTTTTTAAGGGTTATTCGAGGGCTCCTTCATGAATTATCTTTTTTTCACGGTATCATTCCTAATATAAGACGGATTGCGAAACCAAGAATCAATCTAAGCCAAGAAAATCGTCAACATTTAACAGATCTTTATTTAAACAACACGGCATTAATTTTAGATGCCCTCGAAGATTTAGAAGGATTTTATAACAGTTATTTAGTTAACTTTATCCAAAATCAACGCATCCAAAATGCGGAATTAATTAGTTCCGGACTCTTCGTTGAACGAGTTTTAACCAATTATTTCCCAGATGCAAATAATGAACAATTACGTGGGTATTACCTAGAAAGACGGACTATCCATGAATTTGAACAAATGGGGGATATCACTGCTAAAGAAGCTCAACAACTAAGAGACCAAGTCAACGAATTGGAAAGTTACTCCTTGCGAGAAAGCTCCCCCAATTTTGCATACGATCTCATCAAATACCGACAAAAAACGAAGTGAGGATAATAGCTCAAAACCTATTTTAATAAGTTTTTATCTTTTCACAAAAACAAAAACCTTGATTTGACAACGTTTTATACGCTGTTAATCAAGGTTATTTTTGTATTATGAAGGCGGTAGACGGATTTGAACCGACGATCAAGCTTTTGCAGAGCCGTGCCTTACCACTTGGCTATACCGCCACAACAGTAATTATTTTACATGAAATGTAAGTAAAGGTCAAGATAAATTTTCTCCCTTTGACTCAAAAATTTTTTTACCCAATTTTCTCATGATAACCAAATTTTTCTGAAAAAAGAAACTTTTAAAACCTTTAAACGTCTAATGTTTAGAATTATTCTAAATAAAATAGGTTGTTTCATAGATGAATTTTCAGACGATTCACCAAAAAATCAAGCGCTTTCTTTTAGACTTTTATTTTTTCTTTTCCTATAATACAAGTATAACAAATAAAAAAGGAGGACCATTTGATGTCTTTAGTTGGAAAAGAAATTGCTGAATTTACAGCAGATGCTTATCGTAACGGTGAATTTGTAACAGTTAGCCACGAGGATATTAAAGGAAAATGGGCTATTTTCTGTTTCTATCCTGCTGATTTCTCTTTTGTCTGCCCTACAGAGCTTGGTGACTTACAAGAACAATACGACAGCTTAAAATCACTGGACGTTGAAGTCTATTCTGTTTCTACAGATACTCACTTTGTTCACAAAGCTTGGCATGATGACTCCGATGTCGTTGGATCCATTACCTACACCATGATAGGTGACCCATCACATCATATTTCACGCGCATTTGATGTTCTTGATGAAGAAAATGGTCTTGCCCAACGTGGTACCTTTATTATCGATCCTGATGGCATCATTCAAATGATGGAAATTAACGCTGATGGCATCGGCCGAGATGCAAGTACCCTCATTGATAAAATTAAAGCTGCTCAATACGTTCGTCAGCATCCTGGCGAAGTTTGCCCTGCCAAATGGAAAGAAGGCGAAGACACATTAACACCTAGCCTAGATCTTGTAGGTAAAATTTAAGCCTTTACCTAACGATACTGTTCAAAAAGGAGGTAAAGATGGCCTTAACTTCTGAAATCAAAGCCCAACTCAAACAATATTTAGACTTACTTGAATCTGATATTGTCTTACAAACGGATTTCGGTAACAATGACAACTCCTCAAAAATGAAAGCATTTATCGATGAGATTGTTGCCATGTCAGATCGAATCAGTACCGAAGCTGTTTCATTATCAAGACAACCTAGTTTTACTATTGCCCAAAAAGGAACAGCTGGACGTGTGTCATTTGCAGGTATCCCTCTTGGACACGAGTTCACATCCTTTATCTTGGCTTTATTACAAGTCTCTGGACGACCACCAAAAATTGACCAAGATCTCATTAAACGCATTAAGGGTATCGAAAAACCCATGCATTTTGAAACCTATGCCAGCTTGACTTGCCATAACTGTCCTGACGTTGTCCAAGCCTTCAATATCATGGCCGTCCTAAATCCAAAGATCAGTCACACCATGATTGAAGGAGGCATGTTCCAAGATGAAGTGACCGAAAAAGGAATTATGTCTGTACCGACAGTTTACTTTGAAAATGAAGTCTTTCATTCTGGCCGTGCAACTATCGAACAGCTAGTTGATAAGGTAGCTGGACCTTTGTCAGAATCAGCCTTTACAGACAAAGGGACCTACGATGTTCTTGTCATTGGTGGCGGGCCCGCAGGTAACAGCGCAGCCATTTATGCTGCAAGAAAAGGCTTGAAAACTGGCCTTATTGCAGAAACTTTTGGTGGCCAAGTCATGGAAACCGTCGGAATTGAAAATATGATTGGTACCCTTTATACAGAAGGACCTCAACTGATGGCCCAAATTGAGGCGCATACCAAGTCTTATCCTGTTGATATCATCAAGTCACAAGTGGTAACAAAGATTGACAAGAAAGATTTGGTCTCCGTTTCTTTAGCAAATGGTGCCGTATTAAATGCAAAAACAGCCATTCTAGCTTTAGGAGCCAAATGGCGAAACGTTAATGTTCCTGGGGAAGAAGAATTCCGAACTAAGGGTGTCACCAACTGTCCACATTGTGACGGACCGCTCTTTGAAGGAAAAGATGTTGCTGTTATTGGCGGTGGAAATTCTGGTATGGAGGCCGCATTGGATCTTGCAGGAATCTGTAAGCATGTTACGGTTCTTGAATTCTTACCAGAAGTCAAAGCTGACCAGGTCTTACAAGATCGCGCTGCTAAAACAGATAATGTCACTATTATCACCAATGCCGCAACCAAAGAAATTATTGGCGATGAGCATGTGACAGGTATTCGTTACACAGACCGTGAAACCAATGAGGAAAAACAAATTGATCTTGAAGGAGTTTTTGTTCAAATTGGTCTGGTACCTAGCACACAATGGCTAAAAGATAGTGGTATCACTTTAACTGAACGTGGGGAAATTGTGGTTGATGCTCACGGGATGACATCAATCCCTGGCATTTTCGCAGCAGGAGATTGCACCAACTCAGCCTATAAACAAATCATTATTTCAATGGGTTCAGGAGCCACAGCTGCTATTGGAGCTTTTGACTATTTGATTAGACAATAGTTTCAACAAAGTCAGGTATCTGAAGACTCTTCAGATACCTGACTTTTCTCTTTTTAGCCTTGATAGATTTAACTTGCTTTTTCCCCTTTTTTCTGCTAAAATTGTTTTGTCGTGTGTGCGACAAATACTCATCTCTTACCAATTGTGGTCTTGTTGCCTTCGGGTTAGACTGCAAGTCGAAGTCAGAGAGAGGAAAAAAACATTATAAAAAGGAGAAACTACTCATGGCAGTAATTTCAATGAAACAACTTCTTGAGGCTGGTGTTCACTTTGGTCACCAAACTCGTCGCTGGAATCCTAAGATGGCTAAGTACATCTTCACAGAACGTAACGGTATCCACGTTATCGACTTACAACAAACTGTTAAATTAGCTGATCAAGCTTACGAATTCGTTCGTGACGCTGCTGCTAACGATGCTGTTATCTTGTTCGTTGGTACTAAAAAACAAGTTGCTGAAGCAGTTGCTGACGAAGCAACTCGTGCAGGTCAATACTTCATCAACCACCGTTGGTTGGGTGGAACACTTACAAACTGGGGAACAATCCAAAAACGTATCGCTCGTTTGAAAGAAATCAAACGTATGGAAGAAGAAGGAACTTTCGAAGTTCTTCCTAAAAAAGAAGTTGCACTTCTTAACAAACAACGCGCTCGTCTTGAAAAATTCTTAGGCGGTATCGAAGATATGCCTCGTATTCCAGACGTTATGTACGTTGTTGACCCACATAAAGAACAAATCGCAGTTAAAGAAGCTAAAAAACTTGGTATCCCTGTAGTTGCTATGGTGGATACAAATGCTGATCCAGATGATATCGATGTTATCATCCCAGCTAACGATGACGCTATCCGCGCTGTTAAATTGATCACTTCTAAATTAGCTGATGCTATTATTGAAGGTCGTCAAGGTGAAGATGCAAGCGTTGAATTTGAAGCTGATACTAAAGCAGATTCAATCGAAGAAATCGTTGAAGTTGTAGAAGGCGACAATAACTAAGTTTGACCATTCCTTTAACTCATACCGTTGAAATAAAGGAACTATCTCAATCGCAATACCAAAACGGGGCAGAAAGCAAACCGCTCTGTCTCGTTTTTTTAAATTAACTATTATTTAACTTTTTGGAGGATTCTACTAATGGCAGAAATTACAGCTAAGCTTGTAAAAGAATTACGTGAAAAATCTGGTGCCGGCGTTATGGACGCTAAAAAAGCACTTGTTGAAACTGATGGGGACATGGACAAAGCCATTGAACTTCTTCGTGAAAAAGGAATGGCTAAAGCAGCTAAAAAAGCTGACCGTGTTGCTGCCGAAGGACTTACTGGTGTTTATGTCAGTGGTAATTATGCTGCCGTTGTTGAAGTTAATGCTGAAACTGACTTTGTAGCAAAAAATGCTCAATTCGTAGAATTAGTAAATGACACTGCTAAAACAATTGCTGAAGGCAAACCAGCTAACAATGAAGAAGCACTTAACTTGATCATGCCTTCAGGTGAAACACTCGCTGCTGCTTACGTTAATGCAACTGCAACTATCGGTGAAAAAATTTCATTCCGTCGTTTCTCTCTTTTAGAAAAAACTGATGAGCAACACTTTGGCGCATACCAACACAATGGCGGACGTATCGGTGTTATCTCCGTTATCGAAGGTGGCGACGATGCACTTGCTAAACAAGTTTCAATGCACATCGCAGCAATGAAACCAACTGTTCTATCATACACTGAACTTGACCCACAATTTGTTAAAGATGAACTTGCTAAACTTAACCACGATATCGAACTTGACAACGAGTCACGCGCGATGGTTGATAAAGCACCACTTCCATTCTTACAATATGGTTCAAAAGCACAATTATCAGAAGATGTTATTACTAAAGCTGAAGAAGACATTAAAGCTGAATTAGCAGCTGAAGGCAAACCAGAAAAAATCTGGGATAAAATCATCCCTGGTAAAATGGATCGCTTCATGCTTGATAATACAAAAGTTGACCAAGCTTACACATTACTTGCTCAAGTATATATCATGGATGACAGCAAAACAGTTGAAGCTTACCTTGACTCAGTAAATGCTAAAGCAATTGCATTTGCTCGTTTTGAAGTTGGTGAAGGTATTGAGAAAAAAGCTAATGATTTCGAATCAGAAGTTGCTGCAACTATGGCTGCTGCTCTTAACAACTAATACATTGAAAACCTTGATTTAAATCAAGGTTTTTTGATACTCAAAAAAGGTTGAGCAAACGCTCAACCTTTTAACATTACCAAATAATAACGCGATCTTCAGGCGCTCTCCACATAAAGTCACCTTCTGAAATTCCAAATGTTTGATGAAATTCTTCAAAATTTGTTAATGTCACATTAGTTCGCCATTCTCCAGGTGCATGAACATCAACACTAGCCATCATTTGCATAAATTCTTCACGCGCTTTCATACGCCAGATGCGTGCGAAGTTAATAAAGAAATCGCGAGCAGAAAAGTCATTTTCTTTTTTAGCAGCCTCTAGAGCACAAGCGACACCGCCCAAATCAGCTACATTTTCAGAAACAGTTAACTTACCATTAACTTTCGCACCATAGGAATCAAGGCCATCAAATTGTTCAACGACTTTATCTGTTCTTTGCTTGAAGGCTGCATAATCTGATTCTGTCCACCAATCATGTAAACTACCATTCTCATCAAAAGAAGCACCATTAGTATCAAAGGCATGGGAAATTTCGTGCGCAATGACAGCACCAATACCACCATAATTTGCCGACGAACTTTGATTTAAAGAATAGAAAGGTGCTTGTAAAATAGCTGCCGGGAATACAATTTGATTCTGTTGAGGGTCATAATAAGCATTTACCATATGCGCAGGCATATGCCATTCAGTGCGGTCTACAGGCTTATTCCATTTACTCCAACTATGGGCGATGGAAATTTGAGCCAACCTTTGTGCATTTTCAACTAGAGACAGATTATCATCGATGATTTTTTTAGAGTAGGTTTCAGGCAATTTCTCTGGATAGCCAATATGAGGTGTAATGACATTTAATTTCACAATAGCTTTCTCACGTGTTGATTCTTCCAGCCAATCGGCCTTTTCTAAACGTGATTTGTAAACCTCAATCATCGTTGCCACTTTACTCTCGACATCTGCTTTTGCTTCAGCAGAAAAATGTCTATTCGCATACCACAAGCCTAAAGCTTGGTTGTATGGCCCTTGTGCCAGATAAAAAGCTGCTTTTTTCTTATCCATGGCCTGAGGAGTACCAGAAAGGGCACGACCATAAGTTCCAGATTCGACTCGAATATCATCCGTCAGATAAGCATTGTAGGCATTAGCAGCTTCAATGACAAGATCCGCTTTAATCAGGTCCCAATTTTTTTCAGAGTAAAACTCTGCAGCATAGTCTGTCCAAAAACGTTCCTCCGGCACAATCACTTTATCAGGTATTTGACCTAGGATTTTTTGGAAAATAGCATCCAAAGGTAGCTCAGGAGCTAATTGCGTGAATTCTTGCCAGTCATATGGGTGGTATAGTTTCACATACTCTGAAGATTCCTCACGAGATAAAACAAATGCCGCCAATTTAGAATCCAATTGCAAAGCCTTGTCCAATAAATCAGAAATTTCTTCAGCAGAAAAACCAACTTTAGCCAACAGTTTTTCCTGAGACTGACGCCAAACGCCACGAAGTTCCTCCGCTTTTTCATGACCTTCCTCATAATAGGTCGTATCAGGTAGGAGAATAGAAGGTGCTTCAGCCCAAAGAACATTTAATTTAGCATTCATAAAGTCTGGAGCAACACCAAATGGGAATAGATTGGGTTTACCAAGCAATTCAAAATCAGCTATTTTAGAAGCAAATTCTTTAAATGAACTTAAAGATTGATATTCTTTAATCAAAGGAAGTACTGGGGCAACGCCTACCTCTTCTCTTTTAGCGTAATCTGAAGTTAACTGATGTAACTTGATGAAATTCTTTAATACAGGATCATCCGGTAAGTTTTCCCCATCTAACCACTGATCTGTCGTCTTTAGCATTAATGATTCAATCTCATCAGCTAAATCTGAAAAACCTCCCGTTCTAGGCTTATCATCAGGAATAACAGCTGAAGCAGCCCACTCGCCATTCACAGCATCATAAAAATTTTCTTTGTAATCGACCATACAATCTCCTTTCACTTTCATACATGTCGCAATCGTAATCTCTTACATTGTATCAAAAAAGCCCCTAATATGCACTTTCTGTATAAACCAAAAAACAAACACTTCTTTTAGTGTTTGTTTTGGCATTTTTAGTTTTGACTTAAGTCTTTTAGTTTTTGGTAAAGGTGCTTTTGCGATAGGCCGTAATGATCTAAGAGGTAGTCTTTTTGTCCAACTTGTCCAAAAGACTCCTGAACACCCATTTTGAAGATTGGGGTCTGTGTTTCCTGACTTAACAAGTCAGAAATAGCGCTCCCAATACCTCCAATGACATTGTGATTTTCAAAAGTAAGGATTGTTTTGCCAATCAGTTGCTCTTTTAAATCTTCTGGAAGAGGTTTAATACGAAAGAGATCAATGAGACCTACTTTAATACCTTCCTCAGCAAGTTTATCAATAACTTCCATTGCTTCTGCAACCATGATGCCAGAAGCAACCACTACAATATCTTCACCTGGTCTTAAGGTGATGTAGCCTTTTTTGAAATCTTCTTGTCCATCATAAATTGGTTTAGGAGCTTTCCGCGTTGTCCGAATGTAGGATAACCCTTCTAAATCCAGAGTTTCTTTCAGCACTGCTTCAAATTGAATATCATCACTCACTTCAAATACAGTAGCCTTAGGGATTAATCTGATTAATCCTAATTCTTCGAATGGCATGTGCGTTCCACCATTCATTTCAGCTGTTACTCCAGCATCTGAACCCACAATGGTAGCTTTTAACTGGGCATAGCCTAAAGAAACAAATAGTTGATCAAAAACACGACGACTTGCAAATGGACCAAAGGTGTGCACATAGGGATGGAAACCTTTAACAGAAAGACCAGCAGCTAAACCTACCATTTGCGCTTCCATAATACCAAGATTAACATAACGTTTCCCAAAATCTGCTGCTAGGCTATTGGTTGACATCGAACTTGATAAATCTGCTTCTAAGACAAGTAAGTCTTTATGGGTGTTATTGGCTTCTTTTAAAAAGTCACGATATACATGGCGCATTTCTTTACTGTTTCTCGTCATTCTATCACCCCCATTTGCTGTTGCATACCTTTAACAATTTCTTCCAGCATCGCTTTTTCACTCTGACTTGGACGTAAATGATGGTTTGATGCCATGCTTTCAATTTCTTTGACGCCTTGGCCTTTGACCGTATCGAGAACAATACATTTTGGTTTTTCTGAAGCGCTATTTTTGAAATCCATTAGAGCTTGATGGATAGCTGTGATATTTTGACCATCAACTCGTATAGCCTCAAAACCAAAGGCTTCAAATTTAGCTACAAAATCCCCACTTTGACAAATGTCTGATGTTAATCCATCTAACTGTTTTTTGTTATCATCAACGAAAACAATGAGATTTGATAATTTTTGATGGGCAGCAAATTGGATAGCCTCCCAACATTGACCCTCATTTAACTCTCCATCACCAACAATGGTATAGGTTACAAAGGGCTCCTGGTTTATTTTTTGACCATATGCAATTCCTGTAGCTGCACTAATCCCCTGTCCTAATGAACCGGTTGTCATATCCACACCAGGCGTCAAATTACGATCTGGATGGGAAGGAAGACGCGTTCCATTCGTATTTAAAGAGAATAAAAACGATTTGTCAAAAAAGCCTTTTAGATATAGGGTACTGTATAAAGCTGGCCCAGCATGACCCTTCGATAAGACAAAATAATCCCGTTCTTTTTCCGCAAATAGTTCTGGCGTCATTGGCATGACGTCTCCATAGAGAACTGCTAAAGTTTCTACAATCGAAAGACTTCCTCCATAATGACCAAAGCCAAGATGATTAAGACTTTCGAGAATCGTCAAGCGAATTTGATTCGCAAAAACTTGTAATTCTTGTAATTTATCTTCGCTTAAAGGCATTCTTATACCTCCTTAGTTTTCTCTTTACCAATAAATGATACAAGTACTAATCCCACTAAAATGGCAACTAGACCGATAGCAATGGTCATTGAACCTCCCATTTTGTTGAGAGCTCCTAAAATAATACCAGTCAAACCGAAATCAGCATCTGAGAAGGTAGAGCCTTCAAATCCAAGACCACCGAGAACAGGCATTAAGAAAATTGGAAGGTAACTAATAAGGACACCTTGCATAAAGGCACCCACTGTAGCACCTTTAACGCCACCAGAAGCATTTCCGATAACACCAGCTGTAGCACCACAGAAGAAGTGAGGGACAACACCTGGAAGAATAACTGTTGTTCCCGTTAAGATCATAATAGCCATACTCACCAAGCCACCCGCAAAACTTGAAATGAAACCAATAAGAACAGCATTAGGGGCATATGGATAGACAATTGGACAATCCAAGGCTGGTTTTGAATTTGGAACCAATTTTTCAGAAATACCTTTGAAAGCAGGAACAATTTCACCTAAAATGAGACGAACACCTGCAAGAATAACGAATACACCAGCTGCAAATTGACCAGCTAATTGCAAAGCAAATACAAGTCCATCTGTTCCATTACTCAACTCCTTAGCAATCCAAGCAGGACCAGCAAAAATAGCTACGATCAAGTAGATAATTGTCATTGAAATCGTAATACTAACAGTACTATCTCTTAAGAACGCTAAACTCTTTGGAAAATGGATATCTTCTGTTGATTTAGATTTATCACCAACTAGATTACCAACAAAACCACTTAAAAAATAACCTAGAGAACTAAAATGTCCTAAGGCAACCTTATCATTGCCCGTTAATTGAATCATGTATTTTTGGACAAAAGCTGGGGATACACTCATAATAATCCCTAATGCTAACCCTCCAAAAATAATTAAGGAGATTGATGTGAAGCCTGACACTGTCATAATCACAGCAATCATACATGCCATATAAAGCGTATGATGACCTGTTAAGAAAATGTATTTAAATTTTGTGAAGCGTGCAATCAAAATATTGAAAATCATCCCTGCAAACATGATGAGAGCTGTCGCTGAACCATATTTCGTGAGTGCTACCGCTACAATTGCCTCATTATTTGGCACAACACCTGATAAATGAAAAGCATGTTCAAACATGGTTCCAAATGGGTTTAAAGAACTTTGAATAATACCAGCACCACCTGATACAACTAGGAAACCAACAAAGGTTTTAATACCACCTTTTACAATTTCTGGCAGAGCTTTTTTCTGTAAAAGCAGACCAATAATAGCAATAAGTGCTACTAAAATGGCTGGTGTACTAGCGATATCAACTAAAAATTTCATTCTTTTATCCTCCTAGATAAGCCCTTTTTCTTGGCAAATACTTGTTACTAAAGCCCTTAATTCATCCATATCAATAATGCTGTTCAAAATGCGAACATCACCAAGATGGCCAGCCGAATCCTCCAAGTCACGACCTACAATCCAAACATCTGCCGCAGATGGATCAGCCCCACCCAAATCATAATGTTCCACCTCAACGGAATCAACACCTAACTCTTTTAAAATGGATTCAATATTCATTTGAACCATGAAACTAGATCCTAAACCTGATCCACATGCTGTACCAATTCTTAACATATTCCTATGCCTCCTGTTTAATAATTTCTTTAATATCTTGATAAGAACGAGATGCAATTAATGCATTGACATTTTCCTTATCCCTTAAAATAGTCGTTAAATGAGATAAAGCTTTGAGATGGGTCTCATTGTCAATTGCCGCAATGCAAATGAGTAAGTAAATTTCTTGCTTGGGATCGTCAAGCAAATAAACTGGGTTTTCTAAAACCAACATGCTCATACCAACGGACTGAACACCATCCTCAGGCCTAGCGTGAGGAATGGCAATACCACTTCCTAGGTTTATAAAAGGTCCAAATTCTTCAACTTTAGAAATCATTGCTTCTGGATAAGTCGACAAAATTTGTTCGCTATCCAGCAAAGGCTGAGCAGATAACCGAATAGCATCTTTCCAATTCAACCTTTGCGAAGAAACCCGGTAGGTCTTTTCTGTAATAAATTCATGTAACAAGGGACGATTATCCTTTCTTTTTTGATTTTGTCTTAAAAATGATCGCAAAGCAAAGCGTAGTTCTTTTTCATTAGAAACCGTAGCATATTGTGAAATCACTTTAACCAGTTGTTCAATTTCCAAATCCTGGGACATTTCCGGAAAATCCTGATGAACCAGCTCCATCAATTGATAAGATTGGTCATCTGTCATCGTCATTGAGACAAGGTAAGACGGTTTTTTACTTGTCATAGCAACAGTGGAAAAAATCATATCATAACAACTATCCGACATGGTTTTTAATTGGTCAATCCTTGATATCCCTCTAAAGGTGATATTAGGAAATAAAAGACGTAAATTTTCCTTAATGATAAGCGAGGAACTAAGACCATTTGGACAGATAATCACAGCCGTGTAGGCTTTTTTCTGACTATCTGAACCCGCTTTTTTCAAATAACCACCAAAATGCAAAACAAAGTAAGCCACTTCACTATCTGGTAAGGCAAAGCCCAAAGTATCCGACAAGGGTTGCAAAGACTCTTTCACCAAAGCAAATAAATCACTATAATTTTTCTTGATACGTTCCGTATAGGTGTTGTCATTCGGTAATCCATACCTCAAACGGTAGTATGCCGGAATCAGATGCCTCTGCACATTTTCTGTTAACTCTTCCCTATTTTTAAACTGCAAAATTGAAATCTCTTGCATATTATCAATAATGGCC
This window encodes:
- a CDS encoding PTS ascorbate transporter subunit IIC; the encoded protein is MKFLVDIASTPAILVALIAIIGLLLQKKALPEIVKGGIKTFVGFLVVSGGAGIIQSSLNPFGTMFEHAFHLSGVVPNNEAIVAVALTKYGSATALIMFAGMIFNILIARFTKFKYIFLTGHHTLYMACMIAVIMTVSGFTSISLIIFGGLALGIIMSVSPAFVQKYMIQLTGNDKVALGHFSSLGYFLSGFVGNLVGDKSKSTEDIHFPKSLAFLRDSTVSITISMTIIYLIVAIFAGPAWIAKELSNGTDGLVFALQLAGQFAAGVFVILAGVRLILGEIVPAFKGISEKLVPNSKPALDCPIVYPYAPNAVLIGFISSFAGGLVSMAIMILTGTTVILPGVVPHFFCGATAGVIGNASGGVKGATVGAFMQGVLISYLPIFLMPVLGGLGFEGSTFSDADFGLTGIILGALNKMGGSMTIAIGLVAILVGLVLVSFIGKEKTKEV
- the rpsB gene encoding 30S ribosomal protein S2, which gives rise to MAVISMKQLLEAGVHFGHQTRRWNPKMAKYIFTERNGIHVIDLQQTVKLADQAYEFVRDAAANDAVILFVGTKKQVAEAVADEATRAGQYFINHRWLGGTLTNWGTIQKRIARLKEIKRMEEEGTFEVLPKKEVALLNKQRARLEKFLGGIEDMPRIPDVMYVVDPHKEQIAVKEAKKLGIPVVAMVDTNADPDDIDVIIPANDDAIRAVKLITSKLADAIIEGRQGEDASVEFEADTKADSIEEIVEVVEGDNN
- the ahpC gene encoding alkyl hydroperoxide reductase subunit C, whose amino-acid sequence is MSLVGKEIAEFTADAYRNGEFVTVSHEDIKGKWAIFCFYPADFSFVCPTELGDLQEQYDSLKSLDVEVYSVSTDTHFVHKAWHDDSDVVGSITYTMIGDPSHHISRAFDVLDEENGLAQRGTFIIDPDGIIQMMEINADGIGRDASTLIDKIKAAQYVRQHPGEVCPAKWKEGEDTLTPSLDLVGKI
- the tsf gene encoding translation elongation factor Ts, whose protein sequence is MAEITAKLVKELREKSGAGVMDAKKALVETDGDMDKAIELLREKGMAKAAKKADRVAAEGLTGVYVSGNYAAVVEVNAETDFVAKNAQFVELVNDTAKTIAEGKPANNEEALNLIMPSGETLAAAYVNATATIGEKISFRRFSLLEKTDEQHFGAYQHNGGRIGVISVIEGGDDALAKQVSMHIAAMKPTVLSYTELDPQFVKDELAKLNHDIELDNESRAMVDKAPLPFLQYGSKAQLSEDVITKAEEDIKAELAAEGKPEKIWDKIIPGKMDRFMLDNTKVDQAYTLLAQVYIMDDSKTVEAYLDSVNAKAIAFARFEVGEGIEKKANDFESEVAATMAAALNN
- the ahpF gene encoding alkyl hydroperoxide reductase subunit F, which translates into the protein MALTSEIKAQLKQYLDLLESDIVLQTDFGNNDNSSKMKAFIDEIVAMSDRISTEAVSLSRQPSFTIAQKGTAGRVSFAGIPLGHEFTSFILALLQVSGRPPKIDQDLIKRIKGIEKPMHFETYASLTCHNCPDVVQAFNIMAVLNPKISHTMIEGGMFQDEVTEKGIMSVPTVYFENEVFHSGRATIEQLVDKVAGPLSESAFTDKGTYDVLVIGGGPAGNSAAIYAARKGLKTGLIAETFGGQVMETVGIENMIGTLYTEGPQLMAQIEAHTKSYPVDIIKSQVVTKIDKKDLVSVSLANGAVLNAKTAILALGAKWRNVNVPGEEEFRTKGVTNCPHCDGPLFEGKDVAVIGGGNSGMEAALDLAGICKHVTVLEFLPEVKADQVLQDRAAKTDNVTIITNAATKEIIGDEHVTGIRYTDRETNEEKQIDLEGVFVQIGLVPSTQWLKDSGITLTERGEIVVDAHGMTSIPGIFAAGDCTNSAYKQIIISMGSGATAAIGAFDYLIRQ
- a CDS encoding transketolase — protein: MPLSEDKLQELQVFANQIRLTILESLNHLGFGHYGGSLSIVETLAVLYGDVMPMTPELFAEKERDYFVLSKGHAGPALYSTLYLKGFFDKSFLFSLNTNGTRLPSHPDRNLTPGVDMTTGSLGQGISAATGIAYGQKINQEPFVTYTIVGDGELNEGQCWEAIQFAAHQKLSNLIVFVDDNKKQLDGLTSDICQSGDFVAKFEAFGFEAIRVDGQNITAIHQALMDFKNSASEKPKCIVLDTVKGQGVKEIESMASNHHLRPSQSEKAMLEEIVKGMQQQMGVIE
- a CDS encoding M13 family metallopeptidase, which produces MVDYKENFYDAVNGEWAASAVIPDDKPRTGGFSDLADEIESLMLKTTDQWLDGENLPDDPVLKNFIKLHQLTSDYAKREEVGVAPVLPLIKEYQSLSSFKEFASKIADFELLGKPNLFPFGVAPDFMNAKLNVLWAEAPSILLPDTTYYEEGHEKAEELRGVWRQSQEKLLAKVGFSAEEISDLLDKALQLDSKLAAFVLSREESSEYVKLYHPYDWQEFTQLAPELPLDAIFQKILGQIPDKVIVPEERFWTDYAAEFYSEKNWDLIKADLVIEAANAYNAYLTDDIRVESGTYGRALSGTPQAMDKKKAAFYLAQGPYNQALGLWYANRHFSAEAKADVESKVATMIEVYKSRLEKADWLEESTREKAIVKLNVITPHIGYPEKLPETYSKKIIDDNLSLVENAQRLAQISIAHSWSKWNKPVDRTEWHMPAHMVNAYYDPQQNQIVFPAAILQAPFYSLNQSSSANYGGIGAVIAHEISHAFDTNGASFDENGSLHDWWTESDYAAFKQRTDKVVEQFDGLDSYGAKVNGKLTVSENVADLGGVACALEAAKKENDFSARDFFINFARIWRMKAREEFMQMMASVDVHAPGEWRTNVTLTNFEEFHQTFGISEGDFMWRAPEDRVIIW
- a CDS encoding transketolase family protein, translating into MTRNSKEMRHVYRDFLKEANNTHKDLLVLEADLSSSMSTNSLAADFGKRYVNLGIMEAQMVGLAAGLSVKGFHPYVHTFGPFASRRVFDQLFVSLGYAQLKATIVGSDAGVTAEMNGGTHMPFEELGLIRLIPKATVFEVSDDIQFEAVLKETLDLEGLSYIRTTRKAPKPIYDGQEDFKKGYITLRPGEDIVVVASGIMVAEAMEVIDKLAEEGIKVGLIDLFRIKPLPEDLKEQLIGKTILTFENHNVIGGIGSAISDLLSQETQTPIFKMGVQESFGQVGQKDYLLDHYGLSQKHLYQKLKDLSQN
- a CDS encoding PTS sugar transporter subunit IIB; amino-acid sequence: MLRIGTACGSGLGSSFMVQMNIESILKELGVDSVEVEHYDLGGADPSAADVWIVGRDLEDSAGHLGDVRILNSIIDMDELRALVTSICQEKGLI